The following coding sequences lie in one Candidatus Nitrospira allomarina genomic window:
- a CDS encoding two-partner secretion domain-containing protein, which produces MRYVVLPLLTAYLVCRSFSTVGQAQLAPPITSSGLNTQVSVPVDLPGGAVQHNITGGTRPGGGGNLFHSFGEFGVPANNIANFLNDSGLPTSNILSRVTGGNTSNILGAIQTEGFGKANFFLMNPAGIVFGPNASLNVGGASHFTTADYLRLTDDVQFTALPGAQDALLSVAPVTAFGFLGNNPGTVSVNGSTLSVVEGQTLSLVGGDITIGSGLKAPDGRIHLASVGSPGEILSETLAQAPNVNGQSFEAMGTIHISEKSVINASGKGGGTVVIRGGRLVVDNSTISANIIGPTAGPSVGQPGEGIDIQVSRDVVIQNGASLQTNVSENAAPGIGSGGIHVKADRIEILGPQDFVPPDPSEPFDPLNPPDPPPFTGIRSNVADGSRGGPSGDILLEANSFLMNDFRAGSDVQIQANTSGEGNSGSISVRTSGNLDLLGSSIGGFSGSFSASPSSAGLGNAGNIELTSTAGNISISGSLVSSQSFGGGIVGSIDVNASQGNIVMTGPPADVFTFIQGTEGIEGNGGIQLTANNLIMRGARIAIDNIFSVVPGAIKLDLSGSLILSSGSINLPDGGSIPILSRVQTTTRGSARSSDLNITASDILITGNSFLSTETVDSGDAGILNILTNNLQVTDGGQLRSSSTINTIPQIPIIPSGAGGTVSIQGLASAADSIVIDGAGSGIFTDAQGTGSAGSTTLTAKQLTITSGGRIEASTSAQGAGGTINTLTDNTTISGVSSDGQTRSGIFSGTTGTDPGAGAGGTISLVANQNFTLSNGARVSASSSGQGDAGNIDITGHDTILIDKATVTTEATQASGGEIKLTANDTIQLVDSTIESTVKGDARTVAGNIELDPDFIILQNSHILAKAVDGQGGNITLIASKGVLVDAQSTLEVTSERGISGTVNIESPIQVLSGTIVPLPDQPVNVATLYAARCVAGEGGHFSTFVDSKSDSVAPTPGTFLASPFLPQVSPYPAGALGDTGTRSVDSGQDSTPSIQLAAYSPPVLFQHEDGMLSACP; this is translated from the coding sequence ATGAGATATGTCGTGCTTCCGCTCCTGACCGCATATCTTGTCTGCCGCTCCTTCTCTACAGTCGGTCAAGCTCAACTTGCTCCCCCTATCACGTCATCAGGACTCAATACACAGGTGAGTGTTCCGGTGGACCTTCCAGGAGGAGCCGTCCAGCACAATATCACCGGTGGAACCAGACCGGGAGGTGGTGGAAACCTATTTCATAGCTTCGGAGAGTTTGGTGTTCCTGCCAACAATATTGCCAACTTCCTGAACGATTCGGGACTTCCTACCTCCAACATTCTGAGCCGGGTCACCGGCGGTAATACTTCTAACATTCTTGGGGCAATTCAGACCGAGGGGTTTGGGAAGGCCAACTTCTTTCTTATGAATCCGGCCGGAATTGTCTTTGGGCCGAATGCTTCCTTGAATGTGGGTGGAGCCTCCCATTTCACCACGGCTGACTATTTGCGGCTTACCGACGATGTGCAATTTACTGCCCTACCCGGTGCCCAGGATGCTCTGTTGAGTGTAGCTCCGGTAACCGCATTTGGATTTTTGGGTAACAATCCAGGAACGGTTTCGGTAAATGGGAGCACATTATCAGTCGTGGAAGGACAAACTCTTTCACTAGTTGGAGGAGACATAACAATTGGCAGCGGCCTTAAAGCGCCAGATGGCCGGATTCATCTGGCCAGCGTCGGTTCCCCTGGGGAAATTCTGTCGGAAACGTTGGCTCAGGCCCCCAATGTTAATGGGCAATCCTTTGAGGCGATGGGCACGATTCACATTTCGGAGAAATCTGTCATCAATGCCAGCGGTAAGGGCGGCGGCACCGTGGTAATTCGAGGCGGCCGTCTTGTGGTGGACAATTCCACTATCTCTGCCAATATCATCGGTCCCACCGCGGGCCCGTCGGTTGGCCAGCCTGGAGAAGGCATTGATATCCAAGTGAGCCGAGATGTCGTGATCCAGAACGGGGCCAGTCTCCAAACGAACGTGTCTGAAAACGCTGCTCCGGGGATTGGATCTGGTGGTATCCATGTGAAGGCTGACCGCATAGAAATTTTGGGACCCCAGGACTTTGTTCCTCCTGATCCTTCTGAGCCTTTCGATCCCCTTAATCCTCCCGATCCGCCGCCCTTTACAGGTATTCGGTCGAATGTCGCGGATGGTAGTAGAGGAGGACCAAGCGGAGATATTCTGTTGGAAGCGAATTCCTTCCTAATGAATGATTTTAGAGCCGGCAGCGATGTCCAGATCCAAGCCAATACATCGGGTGAAGGCAACTCGGGCAGTATTAGTGTCAGAACCTCTGGAAATCTTGACCTCCTGGGTAGTTCTATCGGTGGATTTTCCGGTTCATTTTCCGCCTCACCTTCGTCGGCTGGCTTAGGAAACGCGGGAAATATCGAACTGACGAGCACGGCGGGCAATATCTCCATATCGGGTTCATTGGTTTCTTCGCAATCGTTTGGCGGGGGAATCGTGGGATCCATTGATGTAAATGCGTCTCAAGGCAATATCGTGATGACTGGACCTCCAGCGGACGTTTTTACCTTCATTCAAGGGACGGAAGGAATTGAAGGCAATGGCGGGATTCAACTTACAGCGAACAACCTAATTATGCGTGGGGCTCGCATCGCAATCGATAATATTTTTTCGGTTGTGCCAGGGGCCATAAAACTGGACCTCTCCGGGAGCTTAATTTTGAGTAGTGGCAGCATCAATCTGCCTGATGGCGGAAGTATACCCATTCTCTCTCGCGTTCAGACAACTACTCGGGGGTCGGCCCGTTCCTCTGATTTGAACATCACGGCTTCTGATATTCTCATCACAGGCAACAGTTTTTTATCCACTGAAACCGTGGATTCCGGTGATGCCGGTATACTGAATATTTTGACGAACAATCTTCAGGTGACGGATGGTGGTCAACTGAGAAGCAGCAGCACGATCAATACAATACCCCAAATTCCAATCATTCCTTCTGGCGCGGGAGGAACGGTCAGTATCCAAGGGTTGGCCAGTGCTGCCGATTCGATCGTCATCGATGGTGCGGGTTCTGGAATTTTCACCGATGCTCAGGGCACTGGGTCGGCAGGGAGCACCACGTTAACAGCAAAGCAGCTCACCATCACCTCGGGGGGGAGGATTGAGGCCAGCACGTCAGCCCAGGGCGCTGGTGGAACCATTAATACTCTGACCGACAATACGACGATCTCCGGGGTGAGCAGCGATGGCCAAACTCGTAGCGGCATCTTCAGCGGGACCACCGGGACGGATCCCGGCGCGGGGGCTGGTGGCACCATATCGTTGGTGGCTAACCAGAATTTCACTCTGAGTAATGGAGCCAGGGTCTCGGCGAGTAGCAGCGGTCAGGGCGATGCCGGAAATATTGATATTACCGGCCATGACACGATTCTGATCGACAAGGCCACCGTGACCACAGAGGCGACCCAAGCTTCAGGCGGCGAGATCAAGCTCACCGCCAACGACACGATTCAACTGGTTGACAGTACCATTGAAAGCACGGTCAAGGGGGATGCCAGGACCGTGGCGGGTAATATCGAGTTAGATCCGGATTTCATCATTCTTCAGAATAGCCATATTTTGGCTAAGGCCGTTGACGGTCAGGGTGGAAATATTACGTTAATCGCGAGCAAGGGTGTGTTGGTGGATGCGCAGAGTACACTGGAGGTCACCTCTGAAAGGGGGATCAGTGGCACGGTAAATATTGAGTCGCCCATTCAAGTCCTCAGCGGCACGATCGTGCCGCTGCCTGATCAGCCGGTGAATGTGGCCACGCTCTATGCGGCTCGCTGTGTGGCGGGAGAGGGCGGCCACTTTAGTACCTTTGTGGATTCCAAGTCCGACAGTGTGGCCCCCACGCCCGGCACATTCTTAGCCAGCCCGTTTCTCCCCCAAGTGAGTCCATACCCTGCGGGCGCGTTGGGTGATACCGGTACGCGCTCCGTGGATTCTGGCCAAGATTCAACTCCCTCTATCCAGTTGGCCGCCTATTCTCCTCCCGTGCTGTTTCAGCATGAAGATGGAATGCTTTCGGCCTGTCCTTGA
- a CDS encoding di-heme oxidoredictase family protein, translating to MDRKRKFGILAILNGVVFMGLIGCQFDPARHANPVEGDQPNLADQRNLIDDVRFTQNKINAGAVSFADLFFAGKHIFSNRFTTEDYFGEGAGGPRQSKYAINDRPGYPFLRFNGLDSQSCLECHLAIGFTSGDTREDHQFRFVKELGITGGGAGFASNAFNFTNFACKAGVSDCDPDKATTGFVRNPPHAFGAGYTQQLAEEMTWALQEIRENAAKQNPGVPVALMAKGVSFGKIVVNADGSIDTASSSIVGINEDLIVRPFQWKGLTSNLRNFITGAMNFHFSIQPTELMTAGVLIDDQDGEVNEIDVGEITAVATFLAFLRPPIESHKGLNPVRVNRGREVFGEADCATCHRPTLEMESPFVIIRDPQTDQALQGALKNELSFTLPSTPPHKQGQPTLTVPHGTMAPVLEKYVIKKQAKAQLRQLTSSVEPEKLDIMVAEELKNKLKGFTRDLNDESGPPDTLPRLPANSNGRVSVPLYSDLKRHVMGDNLAESFPQQTDGGEDHQVPGNQFLTRPLWGVADTGPWMHDGRALTLTEAIVMHEGSGSEANASVEKFKALSNNDRLALRSFLSSLRLPLSKP from the coding sequence ATGGATAGGAAAAGAAAATTTGGAATCCTTGCCATTTTAAATGGCGTGGTTTTCATGGGGCTGATTGGTTGTCAATTCGATCCAGCCAGGCATGCCAATCCAGTCGAAGGGGATCAGCCTAATTTGGCGGATCAGCGCAATTTAATTGATGACGTCCGGTTCACCCAGAATAAGATCAATGCCGGAGCTGTTTCATTTGCCGATCTGTTTTTTGCGGGTAAGCATATATTCTCCAACCGGTTTACCACGGAGGACTATTTTGGAGAAGGAGCGGGAGGACCCCGACAAAGTAAATATGCAATAAACGATCGACCGGGCTATCCTTTCCTACGATTTAATGGTCTGGATTCCCAATCCTGTTTAGAGTGCCACTTGGCCATTGGATTTACGTCCGGCGATACCAGAGAGGACCATCAATTTCGATTTGTCAAAGAACTCGGCATAACGGGGGGTGGGGCGGGGTTCGCATCCAATGCGTTTAATTTCACCAATTTTGCCTGTAAGGCAGGGGTGAGTGATTGTGATCCTGATAAGGCCACTACCGGATTTGTCCGAAATCCTCCCCATGCGTTTGGTGCGGGGTATACCCAACAATTGGCGGAAGAGATGACTTGGGCATTACAGGAGATACGTGAAAACGCCGCCAAACAGAATCCCGGGGTACCGGTCGCTCTGATGGCAAAGGGGGTTTCGTTTGGAAAAATTGTGGTCAATGCTGATGGGTCTATCGATACGGCCAGCAGCTCCATCGTGGGCATCAATGAAGATTTGATTGTTCGCCCCTTCCAATGGAAAGGGCTCACGAGTAATCTCAGAAATTTCATCACCGGGGCGATGAATTTTCATTTCAGCATTCAACCCACGGAACTCATGACAGCTGGGGTTTTAATCGATGACCAAGATGGGGAGGTAAATGAAATTGATGTAGGAGAAATTACCGCGGTCGCAACTTTCCTGGCTTTCTTACGACCCCCAATTGAATCTCACAAAGGTTTAAACCCGGTTCGGGTGAATCGTGGCAGAGAAGTGTTTGGAGAAGCGGATTGTGCCACCTGTCACCGTCCCACGCTGGAAATGGAAAGCCCTTTTGTAATCATTCGTGATCCCCAAACCGATCAGGCCCTCCAGGGAGCTCTGAAGAATGAACTTTCATTCACGCTTCCTTCCACGCCTCCCCACAAGCAAGGGCAACCGACTTTGACCGTACCTCATGGGACCATGGCGCCGGTTTTGGAAAAGTATGTAATCAAGAAACAAGCGAAAGCCCAACTCCGGCAACTCACGTCCAGCGTCGAGCCCGAGAAATTGGACATAATGGTGGCGGAGGAATTGAAAAACAAGCTCAAGGGTTTTACGCGTGACCTCAATGATGAAAGCGGTCCGCCGGACACGCTTCCGCGCCTTCCCGCAAATAGCAATGGGAGGGTTTCGGTTCCGCTTTATAGCGATTTAAAACGACATGTGATGGGTGACAATTTAGCCGAGTCTTTTCCCCAACAGACGGATGGCGGGGAAGACCACCAAGTGCCGGGCAACCAATTTTTGACTCGGCCTTTGTGGGGAGTGGCGGATACGGGCCCTTGGATGCACGACGGGCGGGCATTGACGCTGACCGAGGCGATAGTGATGCATGAAGGTTCTGGTAGCGAGGCCAACGCCTCCGTGGAGAAATTTAAAGCTTTATCCAACAATGATCGACTGGCCTTACGGTCTTTTCTGAGCAGTTTACGGTTACCGCTAAGTAAGCCGTGA
- a CDS encoding sigma-54-dependent Fis family transcriptional regulator — protein sequence MASRSGKEEISHKSIDLPETFLLQINQEQELQTLLQLIEKESRRLLQAEGISVFLLDRKECELWFPLPVSGRLLRLDARLGIAGACVASGELINVKDVQSDSRFFSGIDAQIKRQTQTLMALPVRDRTGDIIGVFEAVNKKGKDFTAQDEMVAQALVDRIAIPLQKFHVMEQLRRERERLQQENAHLWKEVEGQYSTKKLMGNSLPMQRLIRIIDQVRDSSVDVLITGENGTGKELVAKAIHYNSPRARQPFVAINCAALPETLIESELFGISKGTATDVEARIGKFEQANKGTLFLDEIGDLGVSAQAKVLRVLQERAVEPVGKRESVPLDIRIIAATNKNLDAAIKAGMFRDDLYYRLKVVHVHTPALREIPADIPLLVNYFLDLYSSQMDRPRKKLSAKAMQRFMEYSWPGNIRQLENEIKRLMVMVRGTTINEDALEEGIRCPVQTTGGTIDSKGRSLHQAVDELEQRMIKETLLACRFNQVQTAKRLGLSRQGLIKKIKRHNIQVNNLRDEVYESP from the coding sequence ATGGCGAGTCGATCCGGAAAAGAGGAAATCTCTCACAAGAGTATAGACCTCCCTGAAACATTTCTGCTTCAGATCAACCAGGAGCAGGAATTACAAACCTTGTTACAACTCATTGAAAAAGAATCCCGCCGGTTATTGCAGGCGGAGGGAATCAGTGTGTTTCTTCTGGATCGGAAGGAATGTGAGCTGTGGTTTCCTCTCCCGGTAAGTGGACGGCTACTGCGCCTGGATGCTCGCTTGGGAATTGCGGGCGCCTGTGTAGCGTCCGGAGAGTTGATTAATGTCAAAGATGTGCAATCGGACTCAAGATTTTTTTCAGGCATCGACGCACAAATCAAGCGGCAAACGCAGACCCTGATGGCGTTGCCGGTTCGGGACAGAACCGGCGACATCATTGGAGTCTTTGAAGCCGTGAATAAAAAGGGCAAGGATTTTACCGCCCAGGATGAAATGGTGGCTCAGGCGTTGGTTGATCGCATCGCCATCCCTCTTCAGAAATTCCATGTCATGGAACAATTGCGGCGGGAACGCGAACGGTTGCAACAGGAAAACGCGCATTTGTGGAAAGAGGTCGAAGGACAGTACTCCACGAAAAAGCTGATGGGAAACAGCCTGCCCATGCAGCGACTGATCAGAATCATCGATCAGGTCCGGGATAGTTCAGTGGATGTGCTTATTACCGGAGAAAACGGAACCGGAAAGGAATTGGTGGCTAAAGCCATTCATTACAATAGCCCTCGAGCCCGTCAACCGTTTGTCGCGATCAATTGTGCCGCCCTCCCCGAAACGTTGATCGAAAGTGAATTATTCGGCATCAGCAAAGGCACGGCGACCGACGTGGAGGCCAGAATAGGCAAATTTGAACAGGCCAACAAGGGCACGCTGTTTTTGGATGAAATCGGAGATCTGGGCGTAAGCGCCCAGGCCAAAGTATTACGGGTGCTGCAGGAGCGGGCCGTCGAGCCGGTGGGAAAGCGAGAGTCCGTTCCCCTCGATATCCGGATCATTGCGGCCACTAATAAAAATTTAGATGCCGCTATTAAAGCCGGCATGTTTCGAGACGATCTCTATTACCGTCTCAAAGTCGTTCATGTGCATACGCCGGCCTTACGGGAGATCCCGGCAGATATCCCCCTGCTCGTCAATTATTTTCTGGACCTCTACAGCTCGCAGATGGATCGACCCAGGAAAAAACTGTCCGCCAAGGCCATGCAGCGATTCATGGAATATTCCTGGCCGGGAAATATCCGGCAATTAGAGAATGAAATCAAACGGCTAATGGTCATGGTCCGTGGAACCACGATAAACGAGGATGCGCTCGAAGAAGGCATCCGATGCCCTGTTCAAACGACCGGAGGCACCATAGATTCGAAAGGCCGGAGTCTTCATCAAGCCGTCGATGAATTGGAGCAGCGTATGATCAAGGAGACCTTGTTGGCCTGCCGGTTCAATCAGGTCCAAACGGCCAAACGGTTGGGCTTAAGCCGGCAGGGACTCATCAAAAAAATCAAACGTCATAACATTCAGGTCAACAACTTGCGTGATGAAGTCTACGAATCCCCCTGA
- a CDS encoding CHASE2 domain-containing protein, with product MGHSPLRSPAFQIGVITFLVFLGVMGLRWEGFLESAELDAYDWSMRLRPTTKQSNPPITLVSITDQDIRTLGHWPVTDAVLARALDVMATHYPRAIGVDMYRDLEVPPGRQELDRILEAHPEILMVMKFGKIEKGGIPGPAILQGTDRLGFNDVVVDSGGIVRRGLLFLDDGTNFYRSFSLLLALQYLQQEKIVPKPAIENSNWLQLGKTVIRPFEAYDGGYLEADAQGYQYLLDLERGKNVFPTISFGDILAGTFNPELLQDHIVLVGVIAQGVKDYFYTSQCGTLTVCPPIPGLELHGYMVHQLLRLAKGEGQAPIATFPDSLEAAWIGLWVLGGGFIGVWVRGAWRFSLAMLMGMLLLSGVVVTGMRYGVWIPFIPPVIGLVVNAMVVTAWLSNQEKQDRALLMSLFSRHVSTEVAQAVWEKREQFLEKGRLRPQKLVVTTLFTDLEGFTTVAENMEPDTVLDWLNTYMERMVKIITNHGGMVDDYHGDMIKADFGVFRLGQMEADKRQDVNNAVSCAVALEQEMRHLNTQWQQQGLPEVRMRIGIQTGPVVVGSLGSEQRLKFTTIGDSVNVASRLESFQKDSLETWPKDEVCRILIGETTKHYLGDHPWRLKEVGMITLRGKAKRISVYRLFTKTGSLEPCSVTSIEQARG from the coding sequence GTGGGCCATTCACCTCTTCGTTCTCCAGCATTTCAAATCGGGGTCATAACTTTCCTGGTTTTTCTGGGTGTTATGGGGCTTCGGTGGGAAGGCTTTCTGGAAAGCGCGGAACTGGATGCCTACGATTGGTCAATGCGTCTTCGTCCGACCACTAAACAGTCGAACCCTCCGATCACGCTGGTGTCGATTACGGATCAGGATATTCGAACATTAGGGCATTGGCCGGTAACGGATGCAGTCCTTGCCCGGGCCCTGGACGTCATGGCGACGCATTACCCTCGAGCGATTGGAGTGGATATGTACCGGGACTTGGAAGTGCCGCCCGGTCGGCAGGAATTGGACCGGATACTTGAGGCGCATCCGGAAATTCTGATGGTCATGAAATTCGGAAAAATTGAGAAGGGGGGTATTCCCGGTCCGGCCATATTGCAAGGCACGGATCGTCTCGGGTTTAACGATGTGGTCGTTGATTCCGGCGGGATCGTTCGCCGTGGTCTCTTATTCCTGGATGATGGGACCAATTTCTATCGGTCATTTTCTTTGCTGCTGGCCCTTCAATATTTACAGCAGGAGAAGATCGTCCCCAAGCCGGCCATTGAGAATTCTAATTGGTTGCAACTTGGGAAAACGGTCATTCGCCCTTTCGAAGCGTATGATGGGGGGTATTTGGAAGCCGATGCCCAGGGGTATCAATATCTGCTGGATCTTGAACGGGGGAAGAACGTCTTTCCGACCATTTCTTTTGGAGACATACTGGCCGGAACGTTCAATCCGGAGCTGCTTCAGGACCACATCGTGCTTGTCGGGGTTATCGCCCAGGGCGTTAAAGATTATTTTTATACCTCCCAATGCGGAACACTCACGGTGTGTCCCCCAATTCCCGGACTTGAACTGCATGGATATATGGTGCACCAACTGCTCCGCTTAGCGAAGGGAGAGGGCCAGGCCCCCATTGCGACATTCCCAGATTCCCTGGAAGCAGCCTGGATCGGGCTTTGGGTGCTCGGGGGAGGATTCATCGGCGTGTGGGTTCGAGGTGCCTGGCGTTTCTCTCTGGCTATGCTCATGGGGATGCTGCTGCTAAGCGGAGTGGTGGTGACCGGGATGAGGTATGGGGTGTGGATCCCGTTTATCCCGCCGGTCATTGGATTGGTCGTTAATGCCATGGTGGTGACAGCCTGGCTTTCGAATCAGGAAAAGCAGGACCGGGCGCTCCTGATGTCTCTTTTTTCCCGGCATGTCTCTACAGAAGTGGCTCAGGCTGTCTGGGAGAAGCGGGAACAATTTTTGGAAAAGGGCCGGTTACGCCCACAGAAATTGGTGGTGACGACATTGTTTACGGATCTGGAAGGGTTCACGACTGTGGCAGAAAACATGGAACCCGACACGGTACTGGACTGGCTCAACACCTACATGGAGCGCATGGTGAAAATCATCACCAACCATGGCGGGATGGTTGATGATTATCATGGAGACATGATCAAAGCGGATTTCGGGGTATTCCGGCTGGGGCAAATGGAAGCCGACAAGCGGCAGGATGTCAACAATGCAGTCAGTTGTGCCGTGGCCTTGGAACAGGAAATGCGACATCTCAATACTCAATGGCAGCAGCAGGGGTTGCCCGAGGTGCGGATGCGGATTGGCATTCAAACGGGGCCGGTGGTCGTCGGAAGTCTGGGCAGTGAACAACGATTGAAATTTACAACCATTGGAGACTCCGTGAATGTTGCCTCTCGGTTGGAAAGTTTCCAAAAAGACTCGTTGGAGACCTGGCCCAAAGATGAAGTCTGCCGGATTCTTATTGGTGAGACCACCAAACATTACCTCGGGGACCATCCATGGAGACTCAAAGAAGTCGGCATGATCACATTAAGGGGGAAAGCCAAGCGCATTTCCGTTTACCGGTTGTTCACGAAGACGGGCAGTCTGGAACCATGTTCGGTGACTTCCATCGAACAAGCTAGGGGATAG
- a CDS encoding GAF domain-containing sensor histidine kinase, whose translation MNPSNQLDRKERELEAARRISQALFQHLSVEDVVEQGLKIALEVVNCRAGSVLLANPETKELVFYHSIGDQPLKPGTAFPWTQGIAGSVFATGEPVVIKDVKEDQRHLEKIDQLSGFHTRDLIAIPLNRWEGHPIGVLEVMNKREDRLNQDDVAILMIIGAFTALAIEQARLFQEAKLAEVARILGDIGHDVKNMLMPVMCGTSLLRDEMNDVFADLPAFDPDKGRASYELCLEVIGMVANNAKRIQERVKEIADCVKGLTSPPRFAPCKLHHVIASVFDTLKLAAQEKGISLAHEGILDLPVMQADESRLFNAFYNLVNNAISEVPKGGSITITGKMEAMGKTVHVSVIDTGRGMPAEIRDTLFTTRAISRKQGGTGLGTKIVKDVIEAHSGVIGVESEVNRGTVFHIHLPMEVATTFSSDHVSS comes from the coding sequence GTGAATCCCTCGAACCAATTGGATCGCAAAGAGCGGGAACTGGAAGCGGCCCGGAGAATTAGCCAGGCGCTTTTTCAGCATCTCAGCGTGGAAGATGTGGTGGAACAGGGGTTAAAGATAGCCTTGGAGGTTGTGAACTGCCGGGCCGGTTCCGTGTTGTTGGCCAATCCGGAAACGAAGGAATTGGTGTTTTACCATTCAATTGGTGACCAGCCACTCAAGCCCGGAACGGCATTTCCGTGGACGCAAGGGATTGCGGGATCGGTTTTCGCCACAGGAGAACCTGTGGTGATAAAAGATGTGAAGGAGGATCAGCGTCATCTTGAGAAAATCGATCAACTGAGCGGATTCCATACCAGGGACTTGATTGCCATTCCCCTGAACCGATGGGAAGGACATCCGATAGGCGTCCTGGAGGTGATGAACAAGCGGGAGGACAGGTTAAATCAGGACGACGTGGCTATCTTAATGATCATCGGGGCCTTCACGGCACTGGCCATTGAGCAGGCGCGATTATTTCAGGAAGCCAAATTAGCGGAAGTGGCCCGAATCCTGGGAGACATTGGGCATGACGTAAAAAATATGCTGATGCCGGTCATGTGTGGGACCTCACTCCTGAGGGATGAGATGAATGACGTCTTCGCCGATCTTCCAGCGTTTGATCCTGACAAAGGCCGGGCGAGCTATGAATTATGCCTGGAAGTCATTGGGATGGTGGCCAATAACGCGAAGCGGATTCAAGAGCGCGTGAAAGAAATTGCCGATTGCGTGAAGGGATTGACGAGCCCTCCACGCTTTGCCCCTTGTAAGCTTCACCATGTGATTGCTTCGGTGTTTGATACCTTGAAACTGGCCGCTCAAGAAAAAGGGATTTCTCTGGCTCATGAAGGAATTTTGGATTTGCCGGTGATGCAAGCCGATGAATCCCGCCTGTTTAATGCCTTTTATAACCTTGTCAATAACGCCATTTCCGAAGTTCCCAAAGGCGGGTCTATCACGATAACGGGAAAAATGGAAGCTATGGGAAAGACGGTTCATGTGTCCGTGATTGATACCGGGCGTGGCATGCCCGCTGAGATTCGAGACACGTTATTCACGACTAGGGCGATAAGCCGGAAGCAGGGTGGAACCGGGTTAGGAACCAAAATTGTCAAGGATGTCATCGAAGCGCATTCGGGAGTCATCGGGGTCGAGAGTGAAGTGAATAGAGGCACCGTTTTTCATATTCATTTGCCTATGGAAGTGGCGACCACGTTTTCTTCGGATCACGTGTCTTCTTAA